The genomic stretch GGACACCAAAAACAAAACAGAAGCCAAAGAGGCTTCTGTAAGTGGTTGAAATTATGGTAGGCACGCGGGGATTTGAACCCCGGACTTCTACCGTGTCAGGGTAGCGCTCTCCCCCTGAGCTACGTGCCTGAAGCTGGTCTCTCGGTAACAACTATTGGCGATAGTGTCAAGAAAAATGGTAAGCGTTTTCCGTTCAAAGGTTCGCTGTTCCGGGTTACTAAACCCATGAACCCTGAACCCCGAACCGTGAACGACGTATCTCACTGAACTGAGTTTGATGGTTCTTCCTGGAGAATATTGAGTCCCCTGTATATGTACTGAAGACCGGAAACCGTTGTTATGGCGGCTGTAAACCAGAACAAGGGCTCTTGAATATGACCGATCTTTGGTGTTTGGAAGCCCACCAGCACGCAGCACACGGTTGCCAGTTGTGCCACTGTGGTCATTTTGCTCAGTAAGCTGGGTTTCGCTTCAAACCCCCGGTCCATGATATTCAACAGGGCCACTCCAAGCAGAATCAGCAAATCCCGCGACATTACGATTACTGTAAGCCAGCTTGGGAGCATGCCCTGAATGGCCAAGGTCACAAATGCTGTTGCCAGCAGCAGTTTGTCGGCTGCGGGGTCCAGGTAAGCTCCCAATGTGGTCTTTTGTCGAAAGACACGGGCCACAAATCCGTCCAGCCCGTCAGTGAGCGCCGCAACAGCAAAAACAACTAGAGCGCCT from Deltaproteobacteria bacterium encodes the following:
- a CDS encoding CDP-alcohol phosphatidyltransferase family protein yields the protein MKRSVPVNIPNALTLIRILLTPLFAIYLIRHLLEGALVVFAVAALTDGLDGFVARVFRQKTTLGAYLDPAADKLLLATAFVTLAIQGMLPSWLTVIVMSRDLLILLGVALLNIMDRGFEAKPSLLSKMTTVAQLATVCCVLVGFQTPKIGHIQEPLFWFTAAITTVSGLQYIYRGLNILQEEPSNSVQ